Proteins found in one Oryza glaberrima chromosome 4, OglaRS2, whole genome shotgun sequence genomic segment:
- the LOC127772206 gene encoding uncharacterized protein LOC127772206, with protein sequence MAHPHCAVKPCCCCCCLLVAAVLTVAVFLAMSPPAAAASSSQPAAAAALQRAETTATMYTAKELREKQDVTKGAEEDVTTTTTTTGFGAESEREVPTGPDPIHHHGRGPRRQSP encoded by the exons ATGGCTCATCCTCATTGTGCCGTCAagccgtgctgctgctgctgctgcctcctcgtcgccgccgtgctcaccgtcgccgtcttCCTGGCCatgtcgccgcccgccgccgccgcatcgtcgTCACAACCAG cggcggcggcggcattgcaACGGGccgagacgacggcgaccatGTACACCGCGAAGGAGTTGCGGGAGAAGCAGGACGTGACCAAG ggcgcggaggaggacgtgaccaccaccacgacgacgacggggttCGGCGCGGAGTCGGAGAGGGAGGTGCCCACCGGGCCGGACCCGATCCACCACCACGGCCGGGGGCCCAGGCGGCAGTCACCGTGA
- the LOC127771840 gene encoding uncharacterized protein LOC127771840, with the protein MDPKRSIDDQFSKLHPSLPVDTRIGIVGAGPSGLSAAYALAKLGYRNVTLFEKCHTVSGMCESIDIEGRIYDLGGQVIAANSAPVITHLAKELGSDFEEMDTHKLSLIDSQTGNIRDLEVAEDYVSMVSLTLKLQDEANKSGRAGLHALSGLASDPTHEFLKQNGINSMPKSVAYGYTASGYGFVQDMPYAFIQEFTRTSMAGKIRRFKHGYMSMWERLSKSLPFEVFCDTEVLNVKRNSCGANVTIKNNNGEKQVLEFDKIILSGAVAFKNSKTYRSSSLTDGESEVVELNNLERELFSKVQTIDYYTTVVKINGFEHIPKGFYYFGEFMEDPTTIGHPVAMQRFFADTNIFLFWSYGNSADIKGSFVAKCVTDVVSSMGGNVQKVILQRRFKYFPHVSSKDMKDGFYERLESQLQGFQNTYYVGGLLAFELTERNASYSIMAVCKHFAIDGEGELTPYVKRLFPLSHNRNPSPPRDLGELEGVEFPDLPSLDGYLQYWGTHKVTEKNVIYTWINEEGKLMNRRTYQELHGNASYIAQKLLTSTKPVIKPGDRVLLIHLPGLEFIDAFFGCIRAGVIPVPVLPPDPMQSGGQALLKVENISKMCNAVAILSTSSYHAAVRAGYIKNIVTLAKRVQKCSAQWPDIPWIHTDSWIKNYRRSSDSFNSDTVLFTKPQPSDLCFLQFTSGSTGDAKGVMITHEGLIHNVKTMKKRYRSTSKTVLVSWLPQYHDMGLIGGLFTALVSGGTSVLFSPMTFIRNPLLWLQTINDYHGTHSAGPNFAFELVIRRLEAEKNKVYDLSSMVFLMIAAEPVRQKTVRRFIELTQPFGLSEGVLAPGYGLAENCVYVTCAFGECKPVFIDWQGRVCCGYVEQDDTDTLIRIVDPDSLTEHQEDGVEGEIWISSPSSGVGYWGNSEMSQRTFFNQLKNHPNKKFTRTGDLGRTIDGNLFITGRIKDLIIVAGRNIYSADVEKTVESSSEVLRPGCCAVVGIPEEVLAQKGISIPDSSDQVGLVVIAEVREGKAVSEEVVNNIKARVVEEHGVAVASVKLIKPRTICKTTSGKIRRFECMRQFVDNTLSLAKGNHVSKKKGLFRSLTTGTSMESKRSLLRQTVDLTISHWPKSQVKNSNEITEFLTQIVSEHTGISKDKISLTDSLPSYGFDSIAVVRAAQKLSDFLGVPVGAIDIFTASCISELASFLENLVHKSQPQLAPWPKSKVKNSKEIIEFLTKIVSDQTGIPKDKISPTDSLPSYGFDSIAVVQAAQKLSDFLGVPVGAIDIFTAGCISELATFLENLAHKSQSQLAPGASCYIEDETQVDPMDAISPEFSVLGTGILQLLALTYVCFVLLLPAYLASSTYMNIFSTVSLVRSPLLSYLSSLVMAPIVWIFYISLTSLSLSILGKSFLQPNYVLIPDVSIWSVDFVKWWALNKAQALAAKMLAVHLKGTIFLNYWFKMQGARIGSSVVIDTVDITDPSLLTVADGAVLAEGALVQGHEVCNEVLSFRPIWIGCEASIGPYAVLQKGTVVEDGAVVPPLQKTGAGKSTRRTSRTSVSIKKEAAKANMILEHLVSIYAVGILGALSGAIVYTLYTHLSGKAASPLHFSFACIAGAFHWLPAAITAYAVIVQETPTSALSFALFTAFAYLSYGVILSILTSITSRALAAKPGTKQNGIASLIHRCITISAHVRFAKMLSGTEAFCVYLRLLGAKIGRHCSIRAINPVANPELISVGDGVHLGDFCNIIPGFYSKGGFTSAEIKVQENTVVGSASLLLPGCVLQENVILGALSVAPENAVLRRGGVYVGSQSPAMVKNTLLDEDERIEEMDQAYKKIVGNLAANLAITTMNVKSRYFHRIGVSGRGVLRMYEEIPSFPRHKIFASGKSFPVIVRHSNSLSADDDARLDARGAAVRILSDNDGEAPLLDLTLKSGKAFYARTIADFATWLVCGLPAREEQVKRSPHIRDAVWGSLRSTDSYTVLHYYSNICRLLRFDDGREMYAKFKLRPADPDVPEDSGKVVPRGILPPETGAIPRDEDDTRPLLFLADDFRRRVGSPDGVRYVFQLQLREVPTDAAARDVALDCTRPWDEAEFPYIDVGEVSIGRNLPTEETEKLEFNPFLRCPEVDVIPATSCAQSASIDHGRSLVYEICQRLRNGEPLPASWRAFLEQSDTKIDLSGCPVAAAATPTRSNAGDATKVTLARTWYQALWATLCQPLLQTLVPYSVLGLVIFLPLRGLLAVAAATRFPLYWLLPAFWAASGVAAMATCAAAKWALVGSRVDGDTAHIWSPAVFLDTVWQAVRAATAEYFAELTPGSAPFAAWMRVMGASVSPGDGVYVDSMGALLNPEMVRLERGAAVGRDALLFGHVYEGEAGKVKFGAVSVGEDGFVGSRAVAMPSVTVDDGGCLAALGLAMKGETVKHSM; encoded by the exons ATGGACCCAAAGAGATCAATAGATGATCAATTTTCTAAGTTGCATCCAAGTTTACCAGTTGATACTAGAATTGGCATAGTGGGAGCAGGACCAAGTGGCTTATCAGCAGCCTATGCACTAGCTAAGCTAGGTTACCGCAATGTAACTTTGTTTGAGAAATGCCATACTGTTTCAGGGATGTGCGAGTCCATTGACATTGAAG GACGAATATATGATTTGGGAGGACAAGTTATAGCAGCAAACAGTGCCCCAGTTATAACTCACCTTGCAAAGGAACTAGGGTCTGATTTTGAAGAGATGGATACACACAAACTCTCCCTGATTGACAGCCAAACAGGAAATATTCGAGATCTTGAAGTAGCTGAGGACTATGTATCCATGGTATCTCTGACGCTAAAATTACAG GATGAAGCAAATAAGTCAGGCCGAGCTGGACTTCATGCTCTTAGTGGATTGGCATCCGACCCGACCCATGAATTTTTGAAGCAAAATGGAATAAATTCAATGCCAAAATCTGTAGCATATGGTTACACCGCTTCGGGCTATGGTTTTGTTCAAGACATGCCCTATGCTTTCATTCAGGAGTTTACTAGAACCTCTATGGCTGGTAAAATCCGGCGTTTCAAGCATGGTTACATGAGCATGTGGGAGAGATTAAGTAAATCATTACCATTTGAAGTTTTTTGTGACACGGAAGTTCTGAATGTCAAGCGCAACAGTTGTGGTGCAAATGTAACCATCAAGAACAACAATGGTGAAAAACAAGTTTTGGAGTTCGACAAAATTATACTATCAGGTGCTGTTGCTTTCAAGAACAGCAAAACATATCGATCCTCTAGTCTTACTG ATGGAGAAAGTGAAGTGGTGGAACTAAACAATCTTGAAAGAGAACTATTCAGTAAAGTACAGACTATCGACTACTATACTACTGTTGTTAAGATCAATGGATTCGAGCACATACCAAAGGGATTTTACTACTTTGGAGAATTCATGGAGGATCCAACAACAATAGGACACCCTGTGGCAATGCAAAGATTCTTTGCTGACACAAACATTTTCTTGTTTTGGTCTTATGGAAATTCAGCAGACATCAAGGGTTCATTTGTGGCTAAATGTGTGACTGATGTCGTGAGTTCTATGGGAGGCAATGTTCAGAAAGTAATTTTGCAACGGCGGTTCAAGTATTTCCCTCATGTCAGCAGTAAAg ACATGAAAGATGGATTCTATGAGAGGTTGGAGTCCCAGTTACAAGGTTTTCAGAACACTTACTATGTTGGAGGTTTGCTAGCATTTGAGCTTACCGAAAGAAACGCTTCATACTCCATCATGGCTGTTTGTAAGCACTTTGCCATTGATGGTGAGGGAGAACTGACTCCTTATGTCAAG AGATTATTCCCTTTGTCCCATAATAGAAATCCATCACCTCCTAGAGATCTTGGTGAGCTTGAAGGTGTTGAATTTCCTGACCTTCCCTCCCTTGATGGATATTTGCAATACTGGGGAACTCATAAAGTCACTGAGAAGAATGTTATCTATACTTGGATCAATGAAGAAGGAAAGCTCATGAATCGAAGAACCTACCAGGAGCTTCATGGGAATGCATCCTACATTGCACAAAAACTTTTAACAAGCACAAAACCTGTTATCAAGCCTGGTGATAGAGTTCTGCTTATTCACCTCCCTGGTTTGGAGTTTATTGATGCATTCTTTGGGTGTATTAGAGCAGGAGTTATACCAGTCCCTGTATTGCCCCCTGATCCAATGCAAAGTGGTGGACAAGCTCTTCTTAAAGTCGAGAACATCTCTAAGATGTGCAATGCTGTGGCTATTCTATCCACCTCTTCGTACCATGCTGCTGTACGAGCAGGTTATATCAAGAACATTGTCACTTTAGCAAAGAGAGTTCAGAAATGCTCAGCACAGTGGCCTGACATCCCATGGATTCATACCGACTCATGGATAAAGAACTACCGGCGAAGCTCAGACAGCTTCAACTCAGACACTGTTTTATTTACCAAACCCCAGCCAAGTGACTTGTGCTTTCTACAGTTCACTTCAGGTTCCACTGGTGATGCCAAGGGGGTGATGATAACTCATGAAGGACTTATCCACAACGTGAAGACTATGAAAAAGCGTTATAGAAGTACTTCAAAAACTGTCCTTGTCAGTTGGCTTCCACAGTATCATGACATGGGTCTTATAGGAGGTCTTTTCACTGCTCTTGTAAGTGGAGGAACTTCTGTTCTATTTTCACCAATGACATTTATCAGAAACCCCCTTCTGTGGTTGCAAACGATCAATGACTACCATGGAACCcatagtgcaggtccaaatttTGCATTTGAACTCGTGATAAGAAGGCTTGAGGCTGAGAAGAACAAAGTATATGACCTCTCATCAATGGTCTTCCTCATGATTGCGGCAGAGCCAGTAAGGCAAAAAACTGTCAGAAGGTTCATAGAGTTAACTCAACCTTTTGGCCTTTCTGAAGGTGTCCTCGCACCTGGATATGGTCTGGCTGAGAACTGTGTCTATGTTACCTGTGCCTTCGGTGAATGCAAGCCAGTTTTCATAGACTGGCAAGGAAGAGTATGTTGTGGGTATGTTGAGCAAGATGATACAGACACTCTCATCAGAATTGTTGATCCTGACTCTCTAACTGAGCACCAAGAAGATGGTGTTGAAGGTGAGATATGGATTAGCAGTCCTAGTTCTGGAGTAGGTTATTGGGGCAATTCGGAAATGAGCCAGAGAACTTTTTTCAATCAGCTTAAGAACCACCCCAACAAGAAGTTCACAAGAACCGGTGATTTGGGACGGACCATCGATGGTAACCTTTTTATTACAGGAAGGATCAAAGATCTCATCATTGTTGCTGGTAGAAATATTTATTCTGCGGATGTAGAGAAGACTGTGGAAAGTTCTTCTGAGGTCCTCCGACCAGGCTGTTGTGCTGTGGTCGGTATCCCAGAGGAAGTTCTGGCTCAGAAAGGCATCTCAATTCCAGATTCTTCTGATCAGGTTGGACTTGTTGTGATTGCAGAGGTTAGAGAGGGTAAGGCAGTCTCTGAAGAGGTTGTTAACAACATCAAAGCACGTGTGGTGGAGGAGCATGGTGTAGCTGTTGCATCTGTGAAGCTTATCAAGCCTAGAACCATATGCAAGACAACATCTGGGAAGATACGAAGATTTGAATGCATGAGGCAGTTTGTTGACAATACTCTTAGTTTGgctaagggcaaccatgtatcTAAGAAAAAGGGTCTTTTTCGGTCTCTGACAACAGGAACTAGCATGGAGTCAAAGAGGTCCCTCTTGAGGCAAACTGTTGACCTCACCATTAGCCATTGGCCCAAAAGCCAAGTTAAAAACTCCAATGAAATAACTGAGTTTCTGACACAAATAGTGTCAGAGCACACTGGCATTTCAAAGGATAAAATTTCTCTAACTGACAGTCTACCTTCGTATGGTTTTGATTCTATTGCAGTGGTACGAGCAGCCCAGAAGCTCTCAGATTTTCTTGGTGTTCCTGTTGGGGCCATTGACATCTTTACAGCAAGCTGCATTTCGGAGCTTGCAAGCTTCTTGGAGAATTTGGTGCATAAGTCACAACCACAGTTGGCACCTTGGCCCAAAAGCAAAGTGAAAAACTCCAAGGAGATTATCGAGTTTCTGACAAAGATTGTATCAGATCAAACAGGGATTCCAAAGGATAAAATTTCTCCGACGGATAGCCTACCTTCATATGGTTTTGATTCAATTGCGGTGGTCCAAGCAGCACAGAAACTCTCTGATTTTCTCGGTGTACCTGTTGGAGCCATTGACATATTTACAGCTGGTTGCATTTCTGAGCTAGCTACCTTCTTGGAGAATTTGGCGCATAAGTCACAGTCACAGTTGGCACCTGGTGCATCTTGCTATATTGAGGATGAGACTCAAGTGGATCCCATGGATGCCATTAGTCCAGAATTCAGTGTTTTGGGTACGGGCATCCTGCAGCTGCTGGCTCTTACTTATGTCTGTTTTGTGCTGCTACTCCCAGCATATCTTGCTAGTTCGACATACATGAACATTTTCTCTACAGTCAGTCTGGTCAGATCACCATTGCTGAGCTATCTTAGTTCTTTGGTTATGGCACCTATTGTGTGGATCTTTTATATCTCGCTCACTTCTTTATCACTGTCTATCTTGGGGAAGTCCTTCCTACAGCCAAATTATGTTCTGATCCCTGATGTTTCAATATGGTCAGTTGACTTTGTGAAATGGTGGGCACTAAACAAAGCACAAGCATTAGCTGCAAAGATGCTAGCTGTGCATCTAAAGGGCACAATTTTCTTAAATTATTGGTTCAAGATGCAAGGAGCTCGGATTGGTTCATCTGTTGTCATCGACACAGTAGACATAACCGATCCATCCCTGTTGACGGTTGCAGATGGTGCAGTTCTTGCAGAAGGCGCTCTTGTTCAGGGCCATGAAGTCTGTAATGAAGTGCTGAGTTTTAGGCCTATCTGGATTGGCTGTGAGGCTTCGATTGGTCCTTATGCGGTGCTTCAGAAGGGAACTGTTGTGGAAGATGGAGCTGTTGTTCCACCATTGCAGAAGACTGGGGCTGGGAAATCAACACGTCGGACTAGCAGAACTTCTGTAAGCATAAAG aAAGAAGCAGCCAAAGCAAACATGATACTTGAACACCTCGTTAGCATCTACGCAGTTGGCATCCTGGGTGCTCTGTCCGGTGCAATCGTCTACACACTATACACTCACTTGTCCGGCAAAGCGGCTTCGCCTCTGCATTTCTCCTTTGCATGCATTGCTGGTGCGTTCCACTGGTTACCAGCTGCCATCACTGCCTATGCTGTTATTGTCCAGGAGACACCCACAAGTGCACTGTCATTTGCTCTCTTCACTGCCTTCGCCTACCTGAGCTATGGTGTCATCCTCAGTATTCTCACCAGTATAACCAGCAGAGCCCTTGCTGCAAAGCCTGGAACCAAGCAGAATGGCATTGCGAGTTTGATCCACCGGTGCATAACCATCTCTGCTCATGTCAGGTTTGCCAAGATGCTATCTGGAACAGAAGCCTTCTGCGTGTACCTGAGGCTTCTCGGAGCAAAGATTGGCAGGCATTGCTCTATCCGAGCCATCAATCCGGTGGCGAATCCTGAGCTGATCAGCGTCGGTGATGGCGTCCATCTAGGTGACTTCTGCAATATTATTCCAGGGTTCTACTCCAAGGGGGGATTCACCAGTGCAGAGATTAAGGTCCAGGAGAACACCGTGGTTGGCAGTGCCAGCTTGCTCCTCCCTGGCTGTGTCCTCCAGGAGAATGTCATCCTCGGCGCGCTCTCCGTCGCGCCGGAGAACGCTGTTCTCCGGCGTGGCGGCGTTTACGTCGGGTCACAGTCTCCGGCCATGGTGAAGAACACCTTGCTTGACGAGGATGAACGGATCGAAGAGATGGATCAGGCATACAAGAAGATTGTTGGCAACCTCGCGGCGAACTTGGCCATCACCACCATGAACGTCAAGTCGAGGTACTTCCACCGCATCGGCGTGAGCGGCCGCGGCGTCCTGAGGATGTACGAGGAGATACCGTCGTTTCCCCGGCACAAGATCTTCGCCTCCGGCAAGTCCTTCCCGGTGATCGTCCGCCACAGCAACAGCCTgagcgccgacgacgacgcgaggcTCGACGCCCGCGGCGCCGCGGTGCGGATCCTCTCGGACAACGACGGCGAGGCGCCTCTCCTCGACCTCACACTCAAGAGCGGCAAGGCGTTCTACGCGCGCACCATCGCCGACTTCGCCACCTGGCTGGTCTGCGGCCtgccggcgagggaggagcaggTCAAGCGCTCGCCGCACATCCGCGACGCCGTCTGGGGCTCTCTCCGGAGCACCGACTCGTACACCGTGCTCCACTACTACTCCAACATATGCCGGCTGCTGCGGTTCGACGACGGCAGGGAGATGTACGCCAAGTTCAAGCTCCGTCCTGCTGACCCAGACGTCCCCGAGGACTCCGGCAAGGTGGTGCCGAGGGGCATCCTGCCGCCGGAGACCGGCGCGATCCCCAGGGACGAGGATGACACGCGCCCTCTGCTCTTCCTCGCCGACGACTTCCGCCGGAGAGTGGGCTCACCGGACGGGGTGCGCTACGTCTTCCAGCTGCAGCTCAGGGAGGTgcccaccgacgccgccgcccgcgacgtCGCCCTCGACTGCACCCGGCCGTGGGACGAGGCCGAGTTCCCTTACATCGACGTCGGCGAGGTCAGCATCGGCCGCAACCTCCCGACGGAGGAGACGGAGAAGCTCGAGTTCAACCCGTTCCTCCGGTGCCCCGAGGTGGACGTCATCCCGGCGACGTCGTGCGCGCAGAGCGCGTCCATCGACCACGGCCGCTCGCTGGTCTACGAGATATGCCAGCGCCTGCGGAACGGCGAGCCGCTGCCCGCGTCGTGGCGGGCTTTCCTGGAGCAGTCGGACACCAAGATCGACCTGTCAGGATGCCCggtcgctgccgccgcgacACCCACAAGGTCTAACGCCGGCGACGCCACGAAGGTGACGCTGGCCAGGACGTGGTACCAGGCGCTCTGGGCCACGCTGTGCCAGCCGCTGCTGCAAACGCTGGTGCCGTACTCTGTCCTGGGCCTCGTCATCTTCCTCCCGCTCAggggcctcctcgccgtcgccgcggccaccCGCTTCCCGCTCTACTGGCTCCTCCCGGCGTTCTGGGCCGCGTCGggcgtcgccgccatggccacgtgcgcggcggcgaagtGGGCGCTGGTCGGCAGCAGGGTCGACGGCGACACGGCGCACATCTGGTCGCCGGCCGTGTTCCTGGACACGGTCTGGCAGGCCGtgcgcgccgccacggcggagTACTTCGCCGAGCTGACGCCCGGGTCGGCGCCGTTCGCGGCGTGGATGCGGGTGATGGGCGCCTCCGTGTCCCCCGGCGACGGCGTGTACGTGGACTCCATGGGCGCGCTGCTGAACCCGGAGATGGTGCGCCTggagcgcggcgccgccgtcgggcgGGACGCGCTGCTGTTCGGCCACGTGTACGAGGGCGAGGCCGGGAAGGTGAAGTTCGGCGCCGTGTCCGTCGGGGAGGACGGGTTCGTCGGCAGCCGCGCCGTGGCCATGCCCAGCGTCACGGTGGACGACGGCGgctgcctcgccgcgctcgGGCTGGCCATGAAGGGGGAGACGGTGAAGCACAGCATGTAA